The Acanthochromis polyacanthus isolate Apoly-LR-REF ecotype Palm Island chromosome 17, KAUST_Apoly_ChrSc, whole genome shotgun sequence genome has a window encoding:
- the LOC110959381 gene encoding CAAX prenyl protease 2-like — protein MGVRVEGFVPASVLPLLLTMVFYLGPFVHSAMDDPDGFTGELQSALDVRSWRLCVRDAVWLRNQVVAPVTEELVFRGAMLPMLVPCTGPTAAIFVAPLFFGVAHFHHIIEQRRLGKDSMSVILLVAGMQFLYTTLFGAFTAFIFMRTGHVVGPVLCHSFCNSQGLPDVTSALQHPQRPALLFSYLMGILLFLVLLFPLTDPFFYSAIPVCSLAPPPTSVC, from the exons ATGGGAGTTCGTGTTGAAGGCTTTGTTCCCGCATCCGTACTGCCATTATTACTAACGATG GTTTTTTATCTCGGTCCCTTCGTTCATTCTGCTATGGACGACCCGGATGGCTTCACCGGGGAACTGCAGTCTGCACTCG ATGTTCGGTCCTGGAGGCTGTGTGTGAGAGATGCAGTGTGGCTCAGGAACCAGGTGGTGGCACCAGTGACGGAGGAGCTGGTGTTCAGAGGGGCCATGCTGCCCATGCTGGTGCCCTGCACTGGACCCACAGCAGCCATCTTCGTGGCTCCGCTGTTCTTTGGTGTTG ctcatttccaCCATATTATAGAACAACGGCGCCTCGGCAAGGACAGCATGAGTGTTATCCTTTTGGTGGCAG GGATGCAGTTCTTGTACACAACTCTGTTCGGTGCCTTTACCGCCTTCATATTCATGAGAACTG GTCATGTTGTGGGTCCAGTTTTGTGCCATTCCTTCTGCAACAGCCAGGGTCTGCCTGACGTCACCTCTGCCCTGCAACACCCCCAACGCCCAGCTCTGCTCTTCTCGTATCTGATGGGAATCCTGCTATTTCTGGTGCTGCTATTCCCTCTGACAGATCCTTTCTTCTATAGTGCCATTCCCGTCTGCAGCCTGGCTCCCCCTCCCACGTCTGTatgttaa